A single Filimonas effusa DNA region contains:
- a CDS encoding RagB/SusD family nutrient uptake outer membrane protein, whose product MMKLYKSIIQQVLLLFLLTYLWSCKKYLDESPDKSLVIPTKFNELQGILDLNSMYINYPWAGELANDNIYFSYTDWASITNVNDQNTYIWNPNTDLSQSWTLTYARILNANIVLSVIDKLQDNTATIADRNAVKGGALFYRAYNFYELAQLFSPAYSVSSMNLPLGIPLKLSADAEDVTKRSTVAETYNQIIRDLKMAIPLLPAYQSVATNRTRACQAAAFGLLARTYLSMSDYENAGTYADSCLRLYNTLIDYNNSSLVNSTANVPFQKFNGEVIFHAVSYQVNATKSKVDSTLYSWYDSNDIRKKAFFMTITDGGFRFKGNYNGTSYSLPFCGIATDEVYLVRAECYARQGKVSEAMNDLNKLLNTRWLSNKFIPITTSDPQQALAIILRERRKELCFRPSLRWTDIRRLNLSGDNSITITRNLNGRIYTLLPNDLTYTFLIPNVVIDMSGIEQNPR is encoded by the coding sequence ATGATGAAGTTATATAAATCTATAATACAACAAGTTTTATTACTCTTCTTGTTGACATACCTTTGGTCATGTAAGAAGTATCTTGATGAATCGCCGGATAAATCCCTGGTAATTCCCACAAAATTTAATGAACTACAAGGCATCCTTGACCTTAATTCGATGTATATAAATTATCCGTGGGCGGGCGAGTTAGCAAATGATAACATATATTTCAGTTATACAGATTGGGCATCAATAACTAATGTGAACGATCAAAATACATACATATGGAATCCCAATACGGACTTATCGCAAAGCTGGACGCTAACCTATGCCCGAATACTGAATGCTAATATTGTATTGTCAGTTATTGATAAATTACAAGACAATACAGCAACAATTGCTGATCGCAATGCAGTTAAGGGTGGCGCACTCTTTTACAGGGCGTACAATTTTTATGAATTAGCCCAATTATTTTCACCTGCATATTCAGTTTCCTCAATGAACTTACCTCTGGGAATACCTCTTAAACTAAGCGCCGATGCTGAAGATGTTACAAAAAGGTCAACGGTTGCAGAAACTTACAACCAGATAATTCGTGATCTTAAAATGGCAATACCACTATTACCCGCATATCAAAGTGTGGCTACGAATCGAACTAGGGCATGTCAGGCCGCTGCTTTCGGACTGTTGGCAAGAACATATCTTTCCATGAGCGACTACGAAAACGCAGGGACATATGCAGATTCATGCTTGCGACTTTATAATACTCTAATTGATTACAATAATTCAAGTTTAGTAAATAGCACGGCAAACGTACCATTTCAAAAATTCAACGGGGAAGTAATTTTTCATGCAGTTTCCTACCAGGTAAATGCTACTAAAAGCAAAGTGGATTCCACACTATATAGCTGGTATGACAGCAACGACATTCGCAAAAAGGCATTTTTTATGACAATTACGGATGGTGGATTTAGATTTAAAGGAAATTACAACGGCACCTCTTATAGCTTACCATTTTGCGGTATTGCAACAGATGAAGTTTACTTAGTGAGAGCTGAATGTTATGCAAGGCAAGGCAAAGTATCAGAGGCGATGAATGATTTGAATAAACTTCTAAATACTAGGTGGCTGTCAAATAAATTTATTCCTATTACAACGTCAGATCCTCAACAAGCATTGGCCATTATTTTACGCGAAAGGCGTAAGGAACTTTGCTTTAGACCGAGCCTTCGTTGGACTGATATACGCAGGCTAAATTTAAGTGGCGATAATTCAATTACAATCACGCGCAATTTGAACGGGCGAATATATACTTTACTACCAAATGATTTAACATACACTTTCCTGATACCGAATGTTGTAATAGATATGAGCGGGATCGAGCAGAACCCTAGATAG
- a CDS encoding SusC/RagA family TonB-linked outer membrane protein, with protein sequence MYLLFIMLSFTSITSFARLQNDTARVSLFLENQPLKTALGEISQQTDYRFIYDDDLLKTSRPITIRIKAVPVIDALSQIFKNQPFYYRVMAKNVVITPSKKANAQAQDIWNVTANDTIIIRKVISASNKMPLAGASVIVKETGATAVTDHAGNFRITVPQTGATIMISFVGYHALQQSLSPASELPSTFEMKSSIQEMQMVTVNTGYQNIPKERATGSFEIVDNKLFNRTVTTNVLERLDGVVPGLIFNRSIVTGNNRGTDINIRGISSINTSTQPLIVLDNFPYTGDLSTINPNDVQDITVLKDAAAASIWGAKAGNGVIVITTKSGRYNQKMTVNINNNVTIVNKPDLYYIPRFTSSAFIDLETFLFKNGAFNSDLNNTTTFVPYSPVVDILNKRRLGQISESDSATQIDALRGNDIRKDFLKYVYRKAIYQQYAVSVSGGTSNISYLFSVGYDKNITTLVGNRQDRLSVRSQANIKPLRNLSLQVGLGYTHSESINNSIGEFGSFYTGGKSLYPYARLADDQGNSMAIDKDYTYHFTDTVGSGKLLNWKYRPLDERNYSDKTTNLKNLLIQLAANYSITPSFTADLKYQFEMQDNIGRNYYNEQSYNVRNLINLFTPTGGSASVNSGIPNGGILDLSNINLATQNLRGQLNFNKQVRKKGFLTAIAGGEIRQSHVTSNSGRTYGYNADVISFRNVNYATPYPTYLGIQGNSLFIPNTIFFSDNLDRFVSLYANAAFDYDKKYIISASARRDASNLFGVATNNKWKPLWSVGAAWNLTNEEFFHNPVFSLLKIRATYGYSGNVNNTVTGVLTIQSGVLNTFTNTTTYSVKQAPNPNLRWEKVATTNIGIDFATRNTKFAGSIEFYSKKSTDLISPVPTDITSGYTTLTVNSANLQVKGVDLNLKTINVDKAVKWQTNWLFSYNTYKLTKYLYKRSSLAGLYLGIGLMNPIEGQNPYQIGAWKWGGLDHNTGDPIGFVDGKATKNYDSIYNYAGKNDISFHGSARPLYFGSFINTVSWKNLSVSLNITYRLKYYFLKNNSIQYNALFTGYAQNGYGDYVNRWQKPGDELHTNVPSMVYPAIANRDNFYYNSEVNVFKGDNIRLQDINLSYGLNTHSEWLKSLNLYLYLNNVGILWKANKAGLDPDYGVPPPKSIAIGLKATF encoded by the coding sequence ATGTATCTACTGTTTATAATGCTGAGTTTTACCAGCATTACATCATTTGCGAGATTGCAAAATGACACTGCCAGGGTTAGCTTATTTCTGGAAAACCAGCCATTGAAAACAGCGTTGGGGGAAATTAGCCAGCAAACCGATTACCGTTTTATATACGATGATGACTTACTAAAAACCTCTCGTCCTATCACCATCCGGATCAAGGCAGTTCCTGTTATTGACGCACTATCACAGATCTTCAAGAATCAGCCTTTCTACTACCGGGTTATGGCAAAGAATGTGGTTATTACACCATCCAAAAAAGCCAACGCACAGGCGCAGGACATTTGGAATGTTACTGCAAACGATACAATCATTATAAGAAAGGTCATATCCGCCTCCAATAAAATGCCCTTAGCCGGAGCATCCGTTATAGTAAAAGAAACAGGAGCTACTGCCGTAACAGATCATGCAGGTAACTTTCGTATCACTGTTCCGCAAACCGGGGCAACTATCATGATTAGCTTTGTTGGTTACCATGCTTTACAACAGTCCCTTTCACCTGCATCGGAACTACCATCCACATTTGAAATGAAAAGTTCTATCCAGGAAATGCAAATGGTTACAGTAAATACAGGGTATCAGAATATTCCGAAAGAACGCGCAACAGGTTCGTTCGAGATTGTTGATAATAAGCTATTCAACAGAACCGTTACAACAAACGTATTAGAAAGATTGGATGGTGTGGTGCCAGGTTTAATATTCAACCGATCTATTGTAACAGGAAACAATCGCGGAACTGACATTAACATTCGAGGGATTAGCAGCATAAATACCAGTACACAGCCTCTCATAGTGTTAGATAATTTTCCATATACAGGAGATTTATCTACAATTAATCCAAACGATGTTCAGGACATAACAGTTTTAAAAGATGCTGCTGCGGCTTCTATTTGGGGGGCAAAAGCTGGTAATGGAGTAATTGTAATTACTACCAAATCAGGCAGGTACAACCAAAAAATGACTGTCAATATCAATAATAACGTGACTATCGTTAACAAACCTGATTTATATTATATCCCTCGTTTCACTTCGTCCGCATTTATTGACCTGGAAACATTTTTATTTAAAAACGGGGCGTTTAATTCTGATCTCAACAATACGACAACCTTTGTGCCTTATTCGCCTGTAGTGGATATTTTAAACAAACGTAGGTTGGGGCAAATTTCCGAATCAGATTCGGCTACTCAAATTGACGCTTTAAGGGGAAATGATATTAGAAAGGACTTTCTTAAGTATGTTTATCGAAAAGCTATCTATCAGCAATACGCTGTTTCTGTCTCAGGTGGTACAAGCAATATCAGTTACCTTTTTTCCGTTGGCTATGATAAAAATATCACAACACTTGTTGGGAATAGGCAAGACAGGCTTTCCGTGAGATCACAAGCCAATATTAAGCCGTTAAGAAATTTAAGCCTTCAAGTGGGTTTAGGCTATACACATTCGGAAAGTATTAATAACAGTATTGGTGAATTTGGGAGCTTTTATACGGGTGGAAAATCTCTATATCCTTATGCCAGGCTAGCCGACGATCAAGGCAATAGCATGGCGATAGACAAGGATTACACCTATCATTTTACTGATACAGTAGGCAGTGGAAAGCTGCTAAATTGGAAGTACCGCCCTTTAGATGAGAGAAATTACAGTGATAAGACCACTAACTTAAAAAATCTCCTAATTCAGTTAGCTGCCAATTATAGTATTACTCCGTCATTTACCGCAGATCTGAAGTATCAATTTGAAATGCAGGACAATATTGGCAGGAACTATTACAACGAGCAATCCTATAATGTACGGAACCTGATAAACCTATTTACTCCCACCGGAGGCAGCGCGTCGGTAAATTCCGGTATTCCTAATGGGGGAATACTCGATTTAAGTAACATCAATTTAGCTACCCAGAATCTTAGGGGGCAGCTGAATTTCAATAAACAGGTAAGAAAAAAGGGATTCCTCACAGCAATAGCTGGGGGCGAAATAAGGCAAAGCCATGTAACTTCAAATAGTGGACGTACATACGGATACAACGCTGATGTGATTAGCTTTAGAAATGTGAATTATGCTACACCATACCCCACCTATCTTGGGATTCAGGGAAATAGCCTGTTTATTCCTAACACTATTTTTTTTAGTGACAACCTGGATCGTTTTGTATCGCTATATGCAAATGCCGCTTTCGACTATGATAAGAAATATATCATATCTGCGAGTGCCAGAAGGGATGCAAGTAATTTGTTTGGAGTAGCTACAAATAATAAATGGAAACCACTCTGGTCAGTAGGCGCAGCTTGGAACTTAACAAATGAAGAGTTCTTTCATAATCCGGTCTTTTCCTTGCTCAAAATCAGGGCTACTTATGGGTACAGTGGAAATGTAAATAACACTGTAACTGGCGTGTTAACCATTCAATCGGGAGTATTAAATACATTTACCAACACAACAACATATTCTGTAAAACAAGCACCAAACCCAAATCTGCGATGGGAAAAGGTCGCAACGACAAATATCGGAATAGACTTCGCCACCAGGAATACGAAATTTGCAGGAAGCATAGAATTTTATTCCAAAAAGTCCACCGACTTAATAAGTCCTGTTCCTACTGACATTACTTCAGGTTACACAACCCTAACAGTTAATAGCGCGAATCTTCAAGTAAAAGGAGTGGATCTTAATTTAAAAACAATTAATGTAGACAAAGCAGTAAAATGGCAAACGAATTGGCTGTTTTCTTACAATACCTATAAACTCACCAAGTACCTATACAAACGGTCTTCCTTAGCGGGTTTGTATTTGGGCATCGGCCTTATGAATCCAATTGAAGGTCAAAATCCCTACCAGATCGGTGCCTGGAAGTGGGGAGGACTTGACCACAACACAGGTGATCCAATAGGCTTTGTAGATGGGAAAGCCACTAAAAATTATGATTCCATATACAACTATGCTGGTAAAAATGATATTTCCTTTCATGGCTCTGCACGCCCTCTGTATTTTGGCTCATTCATTAATACAGTCAGCTGGAAAAACCTTTCGGTATCTCTTAATATAACATATAGGCTGAAATACTATTTCCTTAAAAATAACTCAATTCAGTACAATGCACTATTTACAGGATATGCACAAAACGGCTATGGTGATTATGTAAATCGATGGCAGAAACCAGGTGACGAGCTGCATACAAATGTACCTTCAATGGTATATCCTGCAATTGCTAACAGGGATAATTTCTACTACAATTCAGAAGTAAACGTGTTTAAAGGAGACAATATTCGACTACAGGATATAAACCTTTCATATGGGCTTAATACACATAGTGAGTGGCTAAAAAGTTTGAATCTATATCTATATCTTAATAATGTTGGGATACTATGGAAAGCTAATAAGGCAGGTTTAGATCCGGATTATGGAGTGCCACCACCCAAAAGCATTGCTATTGGATTAAAAGCCACTTTCTAA